In Massilia sp. METH4, the genomic window GACCGGCCCGCATTACTTCCCCTTGGTGTACACCCTCGCCAGCGATGGCGCAACCACGGCTTTCGCCGTCGATTTCAAGAAAGGAGCGCAATACCACTACCAGGGATATTTCAACCAACTGAAAAAAGAGAGAAACCCAGCAGCATATTTCCCCGAGATGCTCGCTGCGCTGATCGCCACCGGCGACCGGGACCTGATTTGCGGCGAGCTCAAGAAATTGAAGACGCCCAAGTCCGGTCTGCCCGACCTGCAACGATGGCTGGAGCAACTGGCGACCGCAGGCTATCCGCGCTTCGACACTCGACAATGTAAAGGAGCATAAGCTACATGGCATGTACCAACGCTATGAACATGAATGCCACGCAGAAGGATATGATGACCAAGATCGTCGATCATGGCGTGGCACGCGGATTCGACTCCCAGCAGATCAACCTCGCGGTGAAGGCAGCCTTCATCGAATCGTCGATGGGTATGCCCAACGCGATGGCAACGCGGCCCGGCACTTCCCACGTGGGGTTGTACCAGTACGATCCGGTAACGTGGAAAACGCAAAACCATAACGGCAGCATCACCAGCGTCGACTCCCAGATCGAGGCATTTTACGACGACATCATCTATTACACCGGGCGCTACAACTCCCTGACGTCGGCCCAGCGTGGCAACCTGCCGCTGGACGAGTACATCTACGTCAAGCACCACGACGGGCGCAACTATACCGATTTCAGCGGCGCGCCGGGACTGGGCATCTATCGCGGTACGTGTTTCCAGCCGGAGTTGCACGTCAACGAAAGTGGCGGCGAACCGCCTCCGGGCCACCCGAACCCCAACGCGCCCTACCTCTACTGGTGGTCGCCGGCGATCACGGACAAGACCGGAAAGGTAACGGTGCGCAACGTCGAACCGCTCGCGGCCGCGCCGACCGACGACGGCGACGGTTACTCCTGATCACCCGATGACAAAGCGCCGCCCCGGCGGCGCTTTTTGCGTAAGGACATGCATGCTTAACTTGAAGATAACCGACCAGGAATTCCGCGACCGCTTCCGGGAAAAACAGTTCTACTTGTGCCCTGCCGCGGCCGAGACGGGAATGGTCGACTGGTCGTTCATCAACGACCTGCTCTACCTGATCGAACCGGCGCAACCGCGGTTCAAGATCATGTGCGACGGCCTTGTCGACGAGAGCAGCTATGCCGAGGACATCGTCGAGGCCGGCCTCAGCCGCAAGCGGCTGCGCAAGGCGAGCTTCTATGACCTGATGCAACGCGGCGCTACCGCCGTGTTCAACCGGCTGGAATTGAGTTCTCCCTACATCCGCAAGCTCGCCGGCGCGGTGGCCGGCATCGCCGGCGGCAGCACGGCGGTGAACGCCTATCTGTCGTACACGGGAACGGGCACGTTCGGCAAACACTGGGACACGCACGACGTCTTCGTCATCCAGCTGTTCGGTTCGAAGCACTGGTCCGTGCATGAACCCACGTTCGAATTCCCGCTGCGGGAACACACGAGCAAATACCGCAAGCAGGAGTGCCCCGAAGCGCCGGCGCTGGACACGGTATTGAAACCCGGCGACGTGCTATACCTGCCGCGCGGCTGGTGGCATGCGGCCACGCCCATCGGCGAGCCCTCCTTCCACATCACGGTGGGCTTGCACCAGCCGAAGATGATCGATTACGCGGCATGGTGCGTCACCAAGTACCTGCCTGATTTCGTTACCGCCCGCAAGACGGCCCATTTCGATCAGCCGGCCGATGGCGATATCGAGGAACTCGCGAAGATCCTCGCCGGCTTCATCGCCAGCCCGCACTACTACGAGGAGTTTATGCGCGAGATGCTGACCGAAGAGCGGGTGGCGACGCCATTCAACCTCGAACTGTTCACGTCCCAGCAGGGCGACCGGTTGGCGCCAGGCCGGAAAGTGCGCCTGACGGGCGAGATCAGAACGGAGCTCGGCCGGCAGTACATGCGGCTCAACGGCTCGCTGGACCGTCGCAGCCCGCAGGAACTCGCCATCCTCGGCTTGCTTTCTTCCCAGCGGGAACTCTCCATCGCGCAGATCGAAGCGGCACTGCCCGGCCACGCGCCAGACACGTTGCAGGCGGGCGTCAAGGCGCTGCTCAGGAAAGACGTCGTGGCGTTGGACTGAGCACGGCGGGCACGCACCGCCATGCCTTGGGACGGGCCGCCCCGTGTTCAGCTGGCCAGCAGTTCGCGGGCGTGCTTGCGCGTGGTGGCAGTGATTTCCAGGCCGCCCAGCATGCGGGCCACTTCCTCGACCCGGGCCTTGGCGTCCAGCACCTCGATGCGCGAGGCGGTCTTGCCGTTGGCCAGCGTGCTCTTCGCCACCTGGAAGTGGCTGTTGCCCTGGCTGGCCACCTGCGGCAGGTGGGTCACGCACAGCACTTGCCGCTCCTGGCCCAGGCGCTTGAGCAGCCGGCCGACCACTTCGGCGACTCCGCCGCCGATGCCGCTGTCGACCTCGTCGAAGATCAGGGTCGGCACCGTCGTCGCGTTCGACGTAATCACGGAAATCGCCAGCGAAATGCGCGCCAGTTCGCCGCCGGAAGCCACCTTGGCCAGCGGCCGCGGCACCACGCCGGCGTGGCCGGCCACCATGAATTCCACCTGCTCCAGCCCCTTCGCCGATGGCTCGCATGGATGCAGCGCCACTTCGAAGCGGCCGCCCGTCATGTTCAGGTCCTGCATGGCCTTGGTGACGGCGGCACCCAGCGCCTTCGCGGCGGCCGCGCGGCTGGCGGACAGTTTTTTCGCCACCGCCAGGTACTCTTCCTTCAGCTTCGCTTCCTGCTTGCGCAAGCCTTCGATGTCGGTCGCATCGGCCAGCTGGTTCAGTTGCGCGGCCAGCCGCGCGTGTTCGGCCGGCAGCTCGTCGGGATCGACGCGGAACTTGCGGGCCGACGAATGCAGCGCCTCCATGCGCGCGTCCACTTCGCGCAAGCGGTCCGGGTCCAGCTCCACCTTGTCCAGGTACGTGTTCAGCGCATAGGCCGATTCCTGCAGCTGGATGCGGGCCGATTCGATCAGGTCGACGATGGGCTGCATTTCCGCATCCACCGACACGAGCTTGGACAGTTTCTGGTTCAGCGACCCCAGCTGCGACACGATCGGCTGCTCGTCCGATTCCGAGATCAGGGCCAGGGCCTCCTGCGCGCCTTCGAGCAGGCTGGCGGCATGCGAGAGCCGGCTGTGCTCATTGCCGATCTCGGTCCACTCGCCCGGCTTCGGCGCCAGCTTGTCCAGCTCGGCGACCTGCCACTCCAGCCGTTCGCGCTCGAGCAGCACGTTGGCGGCATTGGTCTCGAATTCCTCCAGCTGCTTCGCCAGCGCCCGCCAGGCCTTGTAGGCGGCGGCCACTTCCTTGCCGTTGGCGTCGGCCTGGCTGTCCAGCAGCTCGCGCTGCGCATCGGTCTTGAGCAGCGACTGGTGGGCGTGCTGGCCGTGGATGTCCACCAGCAGGTCGCCCAGCTCGCGCAACTGGCCGGCGGTAGCCGCGATGCCGTTGATATAGGCCTTGGAGCGGCCGGCATTGTCGATCACGCGGCGCAGCAGCGCACCGCCGTCCTCGGACGTGAACTCGTTCGCCTCGAGCCATTGCCGCGCCGCATCGGTGATCGCGAAATCGGCCGTGATGTCGGCCTTGGCCGCGCCTTCGCGCACCACGCTCGCGTCGCCCCGCCCGCCCAGGGCCAGGGTGAGCGCGTCGATCAGGATCGATTTGCCGGCGCCCGTTTCGCCCGTGAAGACTGTAAAGCCGGCGGAAAATTCCAGTTCGATGGAATCGACAATGACGAAATCGCGGATGGACAGTGTACGCAGCATGGGTCTCGAAGAAAGCCTTCTCGTTCAGATTTTTCCGTCAGTGGACGGGTACTCGTTCCAGTGCAGTTTTTCGCGCAGCGTGTTGTAGTAGCTCCAGCCTTCCGGGTGCAGGAAGGTGATCGCGTGCGGCGAACGGCGGATATGGATGCGGTCTTGCGGCATCAGGCTGGCGAACGTCTGCATGTCGAAGTTCACCGTGATGTCGCGCCCGCGGTTGACTTCAATGACGATCTCGCTCGAATCCGGCAGCACGATCGGCCGGTTCGACAGCGCGTGCGGCGCGATCGGCACCATCACGATGCCGCCCAGCGTGGGATGCAGCAGCGGCCCGCCGGCCGACAGCGCATAGGCCGTGGACCCGGTGGGCGTGGAGACGATCAGGCCATCGGAGCGCTGGTTGTACATGAAGTGGTCGTCGACATCGACGCGCAGTTCGACCATGCCGGCGCCGGCCCCGCGCGAAACGACCACGTCGTTGACCGCCAGGCCGACGTGGATCGCCTTGCCCTCGCGCAGCACACGCCCTTCCAGCAGCGTGCGGCGCTCGGCCTTGTGCGTGCCGGCCAGGATGCGCGCCAGCACGGGCAGCATGCCATCGCGCGGGATATCGGTCATGAAGCCCAGCCGGCCCTGGTTGATGCCGATCAGGGGCACCTCGAACGGCGCCAGCTGGCGGGCGATGCCCAGCATGGTGCCGTCGCCGCCCATCACGATCGCGCAGTCGCATTTTTCGCCGATGCCTTGCGCGCTCATCGCGGGAATCTCGGGCATGTTCAGGTGTTCGGCCGTGTCGGTATCGAATACCACGCTGTAGCCGCCCGCGCCCAGGAAAGCGAGGACGTCGCGCACGGAATCCTCGATGCCGGCCGTATTGGGCCGGACGACCAGCGCGATCGTGTTGTACATGGCAGGGGTGGCGGGCATAGGGAGCTCTTTGGCGGCAGATGGATCAGCATGATGCAGGCAAAACGCTTGCACGGCGAAGGGTAACCCATTTCGCCGTCGCTTCGCCATGCGGCAACGTGCCATGCAAACCAGCCGACGCACAAAGTGCGCTCACGATTACTGTATATTTAAACAGTATAAGCGGCGCTGGTCAGTTGTGCAAGACTTCAACGGGTCTGCAAATCAGGCCGCCAACGCCACGCCGAGCGAGATGGCCAGCAGGATTGCCACGGCCAGCGACAGCAGGTGCAGCACCATCAGTACCACCCAGCGCCACGCCGTGCCGAACACGCCCTTGCGATACACGCGTTGCATGGCCCACGGCAGGTAGCCCAGCAGCCAGCAGAACAGCAGGAACTTGATGAAGCCGTCCGGCATCGCGGCGAAGGCCGTAAACATCACGAAGGCGAAGGCGTTGGTGTGCAGCGCGAACAGCAGGTGTTCGCCATAGCGCCGGCCGGTGCCCAGGTAAAGGCCCTTCAGGTAGAGCGCGAACACGGGCATCAGGCAGAACATGGCGTACGGCGCATAGCGGAAGAAGCCGCTCTTCAGCGCTTCGCCCTTCTCCTTGTTGCTCATGATGTCGAAGCGTTCGACCGTGTGCTGCACGGCCGGTGCCCACCGTTTCACTTCCGGCGACAGCGCGTCGCCGATCCGCACATTGTCTTCCCCCTCGCGCGTGGCGTCGCCGCCCGCGCTGCCGGCAACGACGGGCGGGCTGGCATCGACCGTCGTCCGGAACATCTCCGCACCCGAGAACTTGACCAGCGCGAAGAACAGGATCGACAGCGTGAGGTAGAGCCGCAGCGGCTCCACATAGCGCCGGCGCCGCCCGGCCAGGTACTCGTTCGTCAGCGCGCCCGGCCGGAACAGCAGGCGCGCGAAGGTGCCCCACAGCTTGCCTTCCAGGGCCACGTAATGGCTGATGAATTCATGCGCGAACTCCACGAAGCTCGGCATGTTCAGCCGGGTCTCCTGGCCGCAGCGAGGGCAATAGTTGTCGGACACGGCGGTGCCGCAATTGCGGCAATGCGCCGGCATGGCGTGGTGATCGGGTTCGGCGTTCAGGGCGGATTTCAAGCGATGGCTCTCTGGGCGGGTCCAGCCCTCCATGCTAACGGCTCCATGACAAAAACACACCACGGAAATGTCATTTTGCAACACTTTCCGCCGGTCCAAACGGGCGACCGCGAATGGAGGGAATCGATAAGATGAGATTCAGACAAGTTTTGGAGGATGCATCATGACCGATTCCAAGGAAACCCCGGACTCGAACACCCGGGAGCCGAACACGAAAGACCGCCAGGTCAACACGAACGTGCATATCGAGGATACGGCCGGCAAGCGCCTGCCGCACGAGCGCGACGAGTCGCCCGAGGGCACGCGCCACCATCCCGAGCGCACGCGCATCGAGCAGGCCGGCCGCGACATCGAGCAGGGTCTCGTCGATACCGACAACTACGGGCGCGATGCCGGCATCCAGAAGCCGGTGCCGGAAGGCGAAACGCCGGAAGCGGACCCGCTGCCGGTGATCAAGCGCGACTGATTTCCCCACCGCGAACTGCAAGAGCCATGAAACCTGTCCTCGTCATTGCCGCCCTGCTGGCCGCCGGCGCCGCGCTGGCCCAGAGCGGCCAGAACGCCCCCGCCGCCACGGCCCAGTACCCGGTTGGCTGGGGCCCCAATCCCCAGTTGCCGGAGCCGGAGAAGTCGCTGATTCCCACCGTGAACGTGGCCGCCGTCGATGCATGGAAAGGCGATGAGAAACCGGTCCCCGCGGCCGGCTTCACGGTCACGGCGTATGCGCGCAACCTCGACCACCCGCGCTGGCTCTACGTCCTGCCGAACGGCGACGTGCTGGTGGCCGAAACGAACGCGCCGCCCAAGCCCGAGGACAGCAAGGGCGTGCGCGGCGTGATCATGCAGCACATGCAGAAGAAGGCCGGGGCCGTCACACCGTCGGCCAACCGCATCACGCTGCTGCGTGGCGTGGACGCGAACGGCGCGGCAGAGGAGCGCCACGTCTTCCTGAAGAACCTCGCTTCGCCGTTCGGCATGGTGCTGGTGGGGCGCGACTTCTACGTGGCGAACTCGGATTCGGTGATGCGCTTTCCCTACGAGGAAGGCAAGACGGCCGTCACCGCCCGCGGCGTGAAGGTGATGAACCTGCCGGCCGGCCCGCTGAACCACCACTGGACGAAGAACATCACCGCGAGCCCGGACGGCAAGTTCCTGTACATGACCGTGGGGTCGAACTCGAACGTGGCCGAGAACGGCATGGACAAGGAAGAAGGCCGCGCCGCGATCTGGGAACTGGAGCGCGCCACCGGCAAGTCGCGCCTGTTCGCCACCGGTTTGCGCAACCCGAACGGCATGGCCTGGGAACCGAAGACGAAAACACTGTGGACCGTCGTCAACGAACGCGACGAGCTGGGCAACGACCTGGTGCCGGACTACCTGACGTCGGTGAAGGATGGCGGCTTCTACGGCTGGCCCTACAGCTGGTTCGGCCAGCACGTCGATACGCGCGTGAAGGAACAGCGCCCGGACCTGGTGGCCAAGGCGATCGTGCCCGACTATGCGCTGGGCGCGCACACGGCGGCGCTGGGCCTGGAGTTCTACACCGGCAAGCTGTTCCCGGCCAGCTACCACGGCGGCGCCTTCATCGGCCAGCACGGCTCGTGGAACCGCAAGCCGCACAGCGGCTACAAGGTGGTGTTCGTGCCGTTCGCCGACGGCAGGCCTGCCGGCCCGCCGCAGGATATCCTGACCGGCTTCCTGTCGAAGGACGAGCGCGCGAAAGGCCGCCCCGTCGGCGTGGCGGTGGCCAAGGATGGCGCGCTGCTGGTCGCGGACGACGTGGGGAACACGATCTGGCGGGTGGTCCCGGCGGGCAAGTAAGCTCACCGGCCGCATTGTTTTCCGAACAAGCTTCGCGCTATATTCCTGCTTTTTCATAAAGCAGGAAGCCATGAAGAAGTTGTTGCCCACGGCGCTGCTGGCGCTTGCCGCCGCCGGCCTGCCCGGCTGCTCGCCGGACGATGCACCGCCGCGCGCCGCCCCGGCCGCCCAGCCGCAGGCGAAGGCCCCGGTCGCCAGCAAGGACCCGTACGCTCCGCTGATGCAGGCCGTGTTCGGCGACGACTACCTGCCGGCCAAGGGCTATGCGATCGAGGGCGGCGCCGCGGCGGACGTGTCGCCCGCGCAGGACGGCGACATGCCGCTGGTCCTGACCGCCACCACGAGCGCCGCGCTGCCCTCCGGCGACACGGCACTCGTGGTCGAGGGCAGTTTCCGGCGCCCCACCGGCGAGGAAATGCTCGGCGAAGTCGAGGGTTCGCCGGTGCACCTGTTCCTGCTGCGCCAGCGGGATGGCGTGTGGCACGTCGTCCGCCGGCACGAGAACATCGCGGAGAAAAGCCGCAACGGCACCGATATACGCTGGGTGACGCTGGGGCCGGGCAAGCCGGGACTGGCCATCGAAAACCATTGGCTCGGGCAGGGTTACACGGCCACCTGGCTGTCGCTGTACGACCCGGCCGGCGAGCGGATGGCGAACCTGCTCGGCGACAGCCTGATGACCCGGTCGGACAACGAGGGGGCATGCGAGGACGAGTGCTGGTCGGGCGAGGCGAAGTGGCGCCTGGAGGCCGGTTCGGGGCGCGCCAGGAACGCGCCGTACGACGATCTCGTGCTGGAGATCACGGGCGAGGAAACGCTGCAACCGGGTGACGGGGCGCAGGCGGACACGGACGAGGCGCCGCCACCGGCGCCCGAAACAGGCAAGTCGCCGCAGCCGGCGGGCGACGGCGCGACGGTTGCGGCGAAACGCTCGCTGGCCGGCACGGCGCGCTATGCCTACCGCGACGGCAAATACCAGCTGGTGGAAGGAACGAACACGCTGCCGACGTTTTGAACACGGCAGGGGGTGTCCAGCAAACCCGGCGGAAAACGCCTACAATCGCCCCTTCGCATCCGATATGAAAGACAACCATGCGCATCCTGCACACCATGCTGCGGGTCGGTGACCTGCAGCGCTCCATCGACTTCTACACCAAGGTGCTCGGCATGAACCTGCTGCGCACCAGCGACAACCCCGAGTACAAGTACACGCTGGCCTTCGTGGGCTATGGCACCAACCCCGACCACGCGGAACTGGAGCTGACCTACAACTACGGCGTGGACAGCTACGACCTGGGCAATGCCTACGGCCACATCGCGATCTCCACCGAGAACATCGTGGAAGCCTGCCAGGCCGTGAAGGCCAACGGCGGCAACGTGACGCGCGAACCGGGCCCGGTCAAGGGCGGCACCACGGTGATCGCCTTCGTGAC contains:
- a CDS encoding cupin domain-containing protein, with protein sequence MLNLKITDQEFRDRFREKQFYLCPAAAETGMVDWSFINDLLYLIEPAQPRFKIMCDGLVDESSYAEDIVEAGLSRKRLRKASFYDLMQRGATAVFNRLELSSPYIRKLAGAVAGIAGGSTAVNAYLSYTGTGTFGKHWDTHDVFVIQLFGSKHWSVHEPTFEFPLREHTSKYRKQECPEAPALDTVLKPGDVLYLPRGWWHAATPIGEPSFHITVGLHQPKMIDYAAWCVTKYLPDFVTARKTAHFDQPADGDIEELAKILAGFIASPHYYEEFMREMLTEERVATPFNLELFTSQQGDRLAPGRKVRLTGEIRTELGRQYMRLNGSLDRRSPQELAILGLLSSQRELSIAQIEAALPGHAPDTLQAGVKALLRKDVVALD
- the recN gene encoding DNA repair protein RecN, whose product is MLRTLSIRDFVIVDSIELEFSAGFTVFTGETGAGKSILIDALTLALGGRGDASVVREGAAKADITADFAITDAARQWLEANEFTSEDGGALLRRVIDNAGRSKAYINGIAATAGQLRELGDLLVDIHGQHAHQSLLKTDAQRELLDSQADANGKEVAAAYKAWRALAKQLEEFETNAANVLLERERLEWQVAELDKLAPKPGEWTEIGNEHSRLSHAASLLEGAQEALALISESDEQPIVSQLGSLNQKLSKLVSVDAEMQPIVDLIESARIQLQESAYALNTYLDKVELDPDRLREVDARMEALHSSARKFRVDPDELPAEHARLAAQLNQLADATDIEGLRKQEAKLKEEYLAVAKKLSASRAAAAKALGAAVTKAMQDLNMTGGRFEVALHPCEPSAKGLEQVEFMVAGHAGVVPRPLAKVASGGELARISLAISVITSNATTVPTLIFDEVDSGIGGGVAEVVGRLLKRLGQERQVLCVTHLPQVASQGNSHFQVAKSTLANGKTASRIEVLDAKARVEEVARMLGGLEITATTRKHARELLAS
- a CDS encoding NAD kinase produces the protein MPATPAMYNTIALVVRPNTAGIEDSVRDVLAFLGAGGYSVVFDTDTAEHLNMPEIPAMSAQGIGEKCDCAIVMGGDGTMLGIARQLAPFEVPLIGINQGRLGFMTDIPRDGMLPVLARILAGTHKAERRTLLEGRVLREGKAIHVGLAVNDVVVSRGAGAGMVELRVDVDDHFMYNQRSDGLIVSTPTGSTAYALSAGGPLLHPTLGGIVMVPIAPHALSNRPIVLPDSSEIVIEVNRGRDITVNFDMQTFASLMPQDRIHIRRSPHAITFLHPEGWSYYNTLREKLHWNEYPSTDGKI
- a CDS encoding DUF3667 domain-containing protein, whose protein sequence is MKSALNAEPDHHAMPAHCRNCGTAVSDNYCPRCGQETRLNMPSFVEFAHEFISHYVALEGKLWGTFARLLFRPGALTNEYLAGRRRRYVEPLRLYLTLSILFFALVKFSGAEMFRTTVDASPPVVAGSAGGDATREGEDNVRIGDALSPEVKRWAPAVQHTVERFDIMSNKEKGEALKSGFFRYAPYAMFCLMPVFALYLKGLYLGTGRRYGEHLLFALHTNAFAFVMFTAFAAMPDGFIKFLLFCWLLGYLPWAMQRVYRKGVFGTAWRWVVLMVLHLLSLAVAILLAISLGVALAA
- a CDS encoding sorbosone dehydrogenase family protein, translated to MKPVLVIAALLAAGAALAQSGQNAPAATAQYPVGWGPNPQLPEPEKSLIPTVNVAAVDAWKGDEKPVPAAGFTVTAYARNLDHPRWLYVLPNGDVLVAETNAPPKPEDSKGVRGVIMQHMQKKAGAVTPSANRITLLRGVDANGAAEERHVFLKNLASPFGMVLVGRDFYVANSDSVMRFPYEEGKTAVTARGVKVMNLPAGPLNHHWTKNITASPDGKFLYMTVGSNSNVAENGMDKEEGRAAIWELERATGKSRLFATGLRNPNGMAWEPKTKTLWTVVNERDELGNDLVPDYLTSVKDGGFYGWPYSWFGQHVDTRVKEQRPDLVAKAIVPDYALGAHTAALGLEFYTGKLFPASYHGGAFIGQHGSWNRKPHSGYKVVFVPFADGRPAGPPQDILTGFLSKDERAKGRPVGVAVAKDGALLVADDVGNTIWRVVPAGK
- the gloA gene encoding lactoylglutathione lyase, which encodes MRILHTMLRVGDLQRSIDFYTKVLGMNLLRTSDNPEYKYTLAFVGYGTNPDHAELELTYNYGVDSYDLGNAYGHIAISTENIVEACQAVKANGGNVTREPGPVKGGTTVIAFVTDPDGYKIELIERSFDAQGGGLR